A genomic segment from Daphnia pulex isolate KAP4 chromosome 5, ASM2113471v1 encodes:
- the LOC124194292 gene encoding adenylyl cyclase-associated protein 1-like isoform X3: MASAAELSLIVQRLETVASKLESTVLGAQGSTTTMPEEALAPSVLAFDEIVAGPFAAYLKCSKVIGGDVAQHADMAQQGFKDQRHFLIVASRSKAPVEADLVKLLAPTSQAIQGIQSFREKNRTSPLFNHLSAISESIPALGWVTVAPAPGPYIKEMNDAGQFYTNRVLKDWKDKDKNHVDWVRAWVQVLTDLQAFVKQHHTTGLVWNAKGGDAVQNAGKTAPTSKAGGPPPPPGPPPPPMPAGDLFAEESGAGSGGDEQSRAQLFAALNQGEDVTKGLKKVTADMQTHKNPSLRSGPAPFTKPSVAPKPIGSVAASSPAMQKAVERPPRKELEGKKWMIEYQKNQTGLVITDTEMHQVVYIFKCEGSTIQVKGKVNSIVLDSCKKTSIVLDSVVSSVEFVNCQSVQMQVLTKVPTISIDKTDGCQIYLNQASLDVSIVSAKSSEMNVLVPKADGDYVEYPIPEQFKTTYNGKGLTTIISEIA, encoded by the exons ATGGCTTCAGCTGCAGAGCTGTCACTTATAGTTCAGCGCCTGGAGACAGTTGCCAGCAAACTCGAGTCTACTGTGCTTGGTGCTCAAGGTTCCACCACGACCATGCCAG aaGAAGCCCTTGCTCCGTCCGTTTTGGCGTTCGATGAAATCGTTGCCGGCCCGTTTGCCGCTTACCTGAAATGCTCCAAAGTCATCGGTGGAGACGTGGCTCAACATGCAGACATGGCGCAACAAGGATTCAA AGATCAACGTCATTTTCTGATTGTGGCTTCACGCTCTAAAGCGCCGGTCGAGGCCGATTTGGTCAAATTATTGGCACCAACTTCTCAGGCTATTCAGGGCATTCAATCTTTCAGAGAAAAGAATCGCACATCGCCGCTGTTCAACCATTTGAGCGCCATCAGCGAAAGCATCCCCGCACTGGGATGGGTCACTGTGGCCCCCGCTCCTGGGCCCTACATCAAAGAGATGAACGATGCCGGCCAATTCTACACTAATCGAGTCTTGAAAGACTGGAAAGACAA GGACAAGAATCACGTGGACTGGGTCCGAGCTTGGGTCCAGGTGTTGACGGATTTGCAGGCATTCGTCAAGCAACACCACACGACCGGACTGGTCTGGAACGCCAAAG GCGGTGACGCTGTGCAAAATGCAGGCAAGACTGCTCCGACTTCAAAGGCCGGTGGACCTCCTCCGCCACCGGgacctcctcctccaccgATGCCAGCTGGTGACTTGTTTGCGGAAGAGTCGGGAGCTGGCAGTGGTGGTGATGAGCAGAGTCGCGCTCAACTCTTTGCCGCGTTGAACCAGGGAGAAGACGTGACCAAAGGACTCAAGAAAGTCACTGCCGACATGCAGACGCACAAGAATCCTTCGCTCCGCAGCGGACCGGCTCCTTTCACCAAACCCAGCGTGGCTCCCAAACCTATTGGATCTGTCGCCGCTTCGTCTCCGGCCATGCAGAAAGCTGTCGAGCGGCCTCCTCGCAAGGAGCTCGAGGGTAAAAAGTGGATGATTGAATaccagaaaaatcaaacaggtTTAGTAATTACTGACACGGAAATGCACCAAGTCGTCTACATTTTCAAGTGCGAAGGATCGACCATTCAAGTCAAAg GAAAAGTCAATTCGATCGTTTTGGACTCGTGCAAGAAGACGAGCATCGTCCTGGACAGTGTCGTTTCATCGGTCGAGTTCGTCAATTGCCAATCGGTGCAGATGCAAGTGCTGACCAAAGTGCCAACCATCAGCATCGACAAAACGGATGGATGTCAAATTTATCTGAACCAAGCGTCGCTCGATGTGTCGATCGTTTCTGCTAAATCGTCGGAAATGAACGTCCTTGTTCCAAAGGCAGATGGGGACTAC GTGGAGTATCCTATTCCAGAACAATTCAAGACAACGTACAATGGCAAGGGTTTGACCACCATCATCAGCGAGATTGCTTGA
- the LOC124194292 gene encoding adenylyl cyclase-associated protein 1-like isoform X1, whose amino-acid sequence MGNMGSGLSREHSVKSAVKSSPRQRQQRPKGSLHSLIETDEEEADGAEGCDCDCCREECDCVSEDGHTNTLQSTRQERKLRCMAAEAESKALAPSVLAFDEIVAGPFAAYLKCSKVIGGDVAQHADMAQQGFKDQRHFLIVASRSKAPVEADLVKLLAPTSQAIQGIQSFREKNRTSPLFNHLSAISESIPALGWVTVAPAPGPYIKEMNDAGQFYTNRVLKDWKDKDKNHVDWVRAWVQVLTDLQAFVKQHHTTGLVWNAKGGDAVQNAGKTAPTSKAGGPPPPPGPPPPPMPAGDLFAEESGAGSGGDEQSRAQLFAALNQGEDVTKGLKKVTADMQTHKNPSLRSGPAPFTKPSVAPKPIGSVAASSPAMQKAVERPPRKELEGKKWMIEYQKNQTGLVITDTEMHQVVYIFKCEGSTIQVKGKVNSIVLDSCKKTSIVLDSVVSSVEFVNCQSVQMQVLTKVPTISIDKTDGCQIYLNQASLDVSIVSAKSSEMNVLVPKADGDYVEYPIPEQFKTTYNGKGLTTIISEIA is encoded by the exons ATGGGAAATATGGGAAGTGGTTTATCACGTGAACATTCCGTCAAATCGGCGGTCAAATCGTCGCCACGTCAACGCCAACAACGGCCTAAAGGCTCGTTGCATTCTCTGATCGAAACCGACGAGGAGGAAGCAGACGGAGCAGAGGGCTGTGATTGCGACTGCTGTCGTGAGGAATGCGATTGTGTTAGCGAAGACGGCCATACCAATACTCTTCAATCGACTCGACAAGAACGGAAATTGCGGTGCATGGCGGCCGAGGCGGAGTCGA AAGCCCTTGCTCCGTCCGTTTTGGCGTTCGATGAAATCGTTGCCGGCCCGTTTGCCGCTTACCTGAAATGCTCCAAAGTCATCGGTGGAGACGTGGCTCAACATGCAGACATGGCGCAACAAGGATTCAA AGATCAACGTCATTTTCTGATTGTGGCTTCACGCTCTAAAGCGCCGGTCGAGGCCGATTTGGTCAAATTATTGGCACCAACTTCTCAGGCTATTCAGGGCATTCAATCTTTCAGAGAAAAGAATCGCACATCGCCGCTGTTCAACCATTTGAGCGCCATCAGCGAAAGCATCCCCGCACTGGGATGGGTCACTGTGGCCCCCGCTCCTGGGCCCTACATCAAAGAGATGAACGATGCCGGCCAATTCTACACTAATCGAGTCTTGAAAGACTGGAAAGACAA GGACAAGAATCACGTGGACTGGGTCCGAGCTTGGGTCCAGGTGTTGACGGATTTGCAGGCATTCGTCAAGCAACACCACACGACCGGACTGGTCTGGAACGCCAAAG GCGGTGACGCTGTGCAAAATGCAGGCAAGACTGCTCCGACTTCAAAGGCCGGTGGACCTCCTCCGCCACCGGgacctcctcctccaccgATGCCAGCTGGTGACTTGTTTGCGGAAGAGTCGGGAGCTGGCAGTGGTGGTGATGAGCAGAGTCGCGCTCAACTCTTTGCCGCGTTGAACCAGGGAGAAGACGTGACCAAAGGACTCAAGAAAGTCACTGCCGACATGCAGACGCACAAGAATCCTTCGCTCCGCAGCGGACCGGCTCCTTTCACCAAACCCAGCGTGGCTCCCAAACCTATTGGATCTGTCGCCGCTTCGTCTCCGGCCATGCAGAAAGCTGTCGAGCGGCCTCCTCGCAAGGAGCTCGAGGGTAAAAAGTGGATGATTGAATaccagaaaaatcaaacaggtTTAGTAATTACTGACACGGAAATGCACCAAGTCGTCTACATTTTCAAGTGCGAAGGATCGACCATTCAAGTCAAAg GAAAAGTCAATTCGATCGTTTTGGACTCGTGCAAGAAGACGAGCATCGTCCTGGACAGTGTCGTTTCATCGGTCGAGTTCGTCAATTGCCAATCGGTGCAGATGCAAGTGCTGACCAAAGTGCCAACCATCAGCATCGACAAAACGGATGGATGTCAAATTTATCTGAACCAAGCGTCGCTCGATGTGTCGATCGTTTCTGCTAAATCGTCGGAAATGAACGTCCTTGTTCCAAAGGCAGATGGGGACTAC GTGGAGTATCCTATTCCAGAACAATTCAAGACAACGTACAATGGCAAGGGTTTGACCACCATCATCAGCGAGATTGCTTGA
- the LOC124194292 gene encoding adenylyl cyclase-associated protein 1-like isoform X4 codes for MASAAELSLIVQRLETVASKLESTVLGAQGSTTTMPEALAPSVLAFDEIVAGPFAAYLKCSKVIGGDVAQHADMAQQGFKDQRHFLIVASRSKAPVEADLVKLLAPTSQAIQGIQSFREKNRTSPLFNHLSAISESIPALGWVTVAPAPGPYIKEMNDAGQFYTNRVLKDWKDKDKNHVDWVRAWVQVLTDLQAFVKQHHTTGLVWNAKGGDAVQNAGKTAPTSKAGGPPPPPGPPPPPMPAGDLFAEESGAGSGGDEQSRAQLFAALNQGEDVTKGLKKVTADMQTHKNPSLRSGPAPFTKPSVAPKPIGSVAASSPAMQKAVERPPRKELEGKKWMIEYQKNQTGLVITDTEMHQVVYIFKCEGSTIQVKGKVNSIVLDSCKKTSIVLDSVVSSVEFVNCQSVQMQVLTKVPTISIDKTDGCQIYLNQASLDVSIVSAKSSEMNVLVPKADGDYVEYPIPEQFKTTYNGKGLTTIISEIA; via the exons ATGGCTTCAGCTGCAGAGCTGTCACTTATAGTTCAGCGCCTGGAGACAGTTGCCAGCAAACTCGAGTCTACTGTGCTTGGTGCTCAAGGTTCCACCACGACCATGCCAG AAGCCCTTGCTCCGTCCGTTTTGGCGTTCGATGAAATCGTTGCCGGCCCGTTTGCCGCTTACCTGAAATGCTCCAAAGTCATCGGTGGAGACGTGGCTCAACATGCAGACATGGCGCAACAAGGATTCAA AGATCAACGTCATTTTCTGATTGTGGCTTCACGCTCTAAAGCGCCGGTCGAGGCCGATTTGGTCAAATTATTGGCACCAACTTCTCAGGCTATTCAGGGCATTCAATCTTTCAGAGAAAAGAATCGCACATCGCCGCTGTTCAACCATTTGAGCGCCATCAGCGAAAGCATCCCCGCACTGGGATGGGTCACTGTGGCCCCCGCTCCTGGGCCCTACATCAAAGAGATGAACGATGCCGGCCAATTCTACACTAATCGAGTCTTGAAAGACTGGAAAGACAA GGACAAGAATCACGTGGACTGGGTCCGAGCTTGGGTCCAGGTGTTGACGGATTTGCAGGCATTCGTCAAGCAACACCACACGACCGGACTGGTCTGGAACGCCAAAG GCGGTGACGCTGTGCAAAATGCAGGCAAGACTGCTCCGACTTCAAAGGCCGGTGGACCTCCTCCGCCACCGGgacctcctcctccaccgATGCCAGCTGGTGACTTGTTTGCGGAAGAGTCGGGAGCTGGCAGTGGTGGTGATGAGCAGAGTCGCGCTCAACTCTTTGCCGCGTTGAACCAGGGAGAAGACGTGACCAAAGGACTCAAGAAAGTCACTGCCGACATGCAGACGCACAAGAATCCTTCGCTCCGCAGCGGACCGGCTCCTTTCACCAAACCCAGCGTGGCTCCCAAACCTATTGGATCTGTCGCCGCTTCGTCTCCGGCCATGCAGAAAGCTGTCGAGCGGCCTCCTCGCAAGGAGCTCGAGGGTAAAAAGTGGATGATTGAATaccagaaaaatcaaacaggtTTAGTAATTACTGACACGGAAATGCACCAAGTCGTCTACATTTTCAAGTGCGAAGGATCGACCATTCAAGTCAAAg GAAAAGTCAATTCGATCGTTTTGGACTCGTGCAAGAAGACGAGCATCGTCCTGGACAGTGTCGTTTCATCGGTCGAGTTCGTCAATTGCCAATCGGTGCAGATGCAAGTGCTGACCAAAGTGCCAACCATCAGCATCGACAAAACGGATGGATGTCAAATTTATCTGAACCAAGCGTCGCTCGATGTGTCGATCGTTTCTGCTAAATCGTCGGAAATGAACGTCCTTGTTCCAAAGGCAGATGGGGACTAC GTGGAGTATCCTATTCCAGAACAATTCAAGACAACGTACAATGGCAAGGGTTTGACCACCATCATCAGCGAGATTGCTTGA
- the LOC124194292 gene encoding adenylyl cyclase-associated protein 1-like isoform X2, whose protein sequence is MGNMGSGLSREHSVKSAVKSSPRQRQQRPKGSLHSLIETDEEEADGAEGCDCDCCREECDCVSEDGHTNTLQSTRQERKLRCMAAEAESKEALAPSVLAFDEIVAGPFAAYLKCSKVIGGDVAQHADMAQQGFKDQRHFLIVASRSKAPVEADLVKLLAPTSQAIQGIQSFREKNRTSPLFNHLSAISESIPALGWVTVAPAPGPYIKEMNDAGQFYTNRVLKDWKDKDKNHVDWVRAWVQVLTDLQAFVKQHHTTGLVWNAKGGDAVQNAGKTAPTSKAGGPPPPPGPPPPPMPAGDLFAEESGAGSGGDEQSRAQLFAALNQGEDVTKGLKKVTADMQTHKNPSLRSGPAPFTKPSVAPKPIGSVAASSPAMQKAVERPPRKELEGKKWMIEYQKNQTGLVITDTEMHQVVYIFKCEGSTIQVKGKVNSIVLDSCKKTSIVLDSVVSSVEFVNCQSVQMQVLTKVPTISIDKTDGCQIYLNQASLDVSIVSAKSSEMNVLVPKADGDYVEYPIPEQFKTTYNGKGLTTIISEIA, encoded by the exons ATGGGAAATATGGGAAGTGGTTTATCACGTGAACATTCCGTCAAATCGGCGGTCAAATCGTCGCCACGTCAACGCCAACAACGGCCTAAAGGCTCGTTGCATTCTCTGATCGAAACCGACGAGGAGGAAGCAGACGGAGCAGAGGGCTGTGATTGCGACTGCTGTCGTGAGGAATGCGATTGTGTTAGCGAAGACGGCCATACCAATACTCTTCAATCGACTCGACAAGAACGGAAATTGCGGTGCATGGCGGCCGAGGCGGAGTCGA aaGAAGCCCTTGCTCCGTCCGTTTTGGCGTTCGATGAAATCGTTGCCGGCCCGTTTGCCGCTTACCTGAAATGCTCCAAAGTCATCGGTGGAGACGTGGCTCAACATGCAGACATGGCGCAACAAGGATTCAA AGATCAACGTCATTTTCTGATTGTGGCTTCACGCTCTAAAGCGCCGGTCGAGGCCGATTTGGTCAAATTATTGGCACCAACTTCTCAGGCTATTCAGGGCATTCAATCTTTCAGAGAAAAGAATCGCACATCGCCGCTGTTCAACCATTTGAGCGCCATCAGCGAAAGCATCCCCGCACTGGGATGGGTCACTGTGGCCCCCGCTCCTGGGCCCTACATCAAAGAGATGAACGATGCCGGCCAATTCTACACTAATCGAGTCTTGAAAGACTGGAAAGACAA GGACAAGAATCACGTGGACTGGGTCCGAGCTTGGGTCCAGGTGTTGACGGATTTGCAGGCATTCGTCAAGCAACACCACACGACCGGACTGGTCTGGAACGCCAAAG GCGGTGACGCTGTGCAAAATGCAGGCAAGACTGCTCCGACTTCAAAGGCCGGTGGACCTCCTCCGCCACCGGgacctcctcctccaccgATGCCAGCTGGTGACTTGTTTGCGGAAGAGTCGGGAGCTGGCAGTGGTGGTGATGAGCAGAGTCGCGCTCAACTCTTTGCCGCGTTGAACCAGGGAGAAGACGTGACCAAAGGACTCAAGAAAGTCACTGCCGACATGCAGACGCACAAGAATCCTTCGCTCCGCAGCGGACCGGCTCCTTTCACCAAACCCAGCGTGGCTCCCAAACCTATTGGATCTGTCGCCGCTTCGTCTCCGGCCATGCAGAAAGCTGTCGAGCGGCCTCCTCGCAAGGAGCTCGAGGGTAAAAAGTGGATGATTGAATaccagaaaaatcaaacaggtTTAGTAATTACTGACACGGAAATGCACCAAGTCGTCTACATTTTCAAGTGCGAAGGATCGACCATTCAAGTCAAAg GAAAAGTCAATTCGATCGTTTTGGACTCGTGCAAGAAGACGAGCATCGTCCTGGACAGTGTCGTTTCATCGGTCGAGTTCGTCAATTGCCAATCGGTGCAGATGCAAGTGCTGACCAAAGTGCCAACCATCAGCATCGACAAAACGGATGGATGTCAAATTTATCTGAACCAAGCGTCGCTCGATGTGTCGATCGTTTCTGCTAAATCGTCGGAAATGAACGTCCTTGTTCCAAAGGCAGATGGGGACTAC GTGGAGTATCCTATTCCAGAACAATTCAAGACAACGTACAATGGCAAGGGTTTGACCACCATCATCAGCGAGATTGCTTGA